One Caretta caretta isolate rCarCar2 chromosome 6, rCarCar1.hap1, whole genome shotgun sequence genomic region harbors:
- the LOC125628946 gene encoding LOW QUALITY PROTEIN: up-regulator of cell proliferation-like (The sequence of the model RefSeq protein was modified relative to this genomic sequence to represent the inferred CDS: inserted 2 bases in 2 codons; substituted 2 bases at 2 genomic stop codons) produces MALNGTARNTSIGHKAPAEEMGDYEEKLHIDGTFCFSDTEMKVSLQSLDVLCAVLLCXSFLQQEILLKMSMCQFPLPLLLPTLDTPKSTLLLWAMRDIVRKWRPHSLAESRGFREESLVLTSMPTISFVRMGSCSFSKSQLLNEVLSPSQQHHDFFIHRDMESGNFPREIADGLIEISWYFPGGTENSDLFPEPIAVTNLRGDIESHWLQFSFLAEVSSAVFIVTRSIGEREYALLSSLKESSSKYYFILNCKNKKPKESLGFLNKLASVLKLSKSQLLVKDSTMNNAGFVKKVQSTIGIIVNSSLKTVSLEAMAVTARDLGIQVDEDCQACRCARKYTEEITAEIRDGAKYKREMLSLRGDQWKNLAKLEKEMCRMKRQGDVATEDYKSELKQKWLEIRRQQNQCDRTNGLTKFINGIEHLPTVEKHYFLKWMKFSLDNIARRNLSKMQAEYKEKCETPGVDRKQLEELDKLISDSSLGVEHFMRELGQFYEAECSKVKEGKMEESQRQFSHLPCTAADLMLEGFPVELIDGDASNIPMNWVVDVLTHLHIRLGDGSKMVVITVLGVQSTGKSTLLNTKFGLHFAVSSGRCMRGAFMTLIKVTEAVQELLGCDFILVIDTEGLKAPELTALEDSYQHDNELATLVIGLSDXTIVNMAMENATEMKDVLQIVVHAFLRMEEIGQQPNCQFVHQNVSDVSAHDQNMRDRKHLLEQLNEMTKAAASMEKQSREMAFSDIMEYDPEKHNWYMPGLWHGVPSMFPVNTGYSESVCELKKYLFEFIENHSRKRAGKDIPDFIVWLKSLWKSVKHENFIFSFRNSLVAEAYNQLSMKYSEWEWGFRKEMYLWISEKETFIQNQLPETLEGDLFHSLKMEAKGELQQGEQKLLNNLEQYFKGEAPNLNLIEKYREDVKRSTNSLKRELENYSTSNCKEAIRIRRGQHKIDNIQSEYKQKIEGEVDRLLAECQNREDKLDHEKLKKEFETMWRETLSELKLSTLQKRQVVQDMDLQLRKDLKHRGGAVRQILQHAKSLLDYRMKSFTMKKEYLNLKWTRAVVEYFSQACYCKIEELALSXMNECKKYMEEKVKSKTDYDETYCGELLHMLNERLKEEDIEKLHTSPLFEVDLKLHVLGEAAWAFQKMHEDFIKENDPQQCLEKLKPHYFSIFTDLYLEKNESQTRARNFCDQCLKPALVGYVNKRLGLEIVDNFLSSEQALEYASQSFFQFFLLKKLLEEMNFDNYVKYISNYEEFVKSWIQRCLIDHYGGKASLRDLEKGILSRIINKIKGVLKNSINKNNKTVSAFLDSFCKELQQDLVISSNSLVGVQFKNTAKIGQLSGNIEIFLLDLEQQILTQFNHLELETKLSSLSVKPQDEIFKQVFGCGKQCPFCEAPCEAGGTDHKEHFVSIHRPKVLGNFRDCDSQKLEHSICSSDVVSNREFXTAATDGKFHPYKDYHHYYPDWHIQPDPRIDASDYWKFVFKSFNDQLARTYGAKAADLPGDWKNITKEQELKSLKEAFYMK; encoded by the exons ATGGCTCTGAATGGGACGGCCAGAAATACAAGCATTGGGCACAAGGCTCCTGCAGAAGAAATGGGTGATTATGAGGAGAAACTGCATATTGATGGCACTTTCTGTTTTAGTGACACTGAGATGAAAGTTTCTCTGCAATCTCTTGATGTTCTCTGTGCTGTTCTGCTTT TCAGTTTCCTACagcaggagatcctgttaaaaatgtccatgtgtcagtttccccttcctctgctgcTACCCACCCTTGACACCCCCAAGAGCACCCTACTACTGTGGGCCATGAGGGACATTGTGAGGAAGTGGAGGCCGCACTCCCTGGCAGagagcagagggttcagagaggagagcTTGGTGCTCACATCAATGCCAACCATTTCTTTTGTGCGGATGGGgagctgcagcttctccaagtcCCAACTCCTCAATGAggttctcagcccctcccagcagcaccacGATTTCTTTATCCATCGGGACATGGAGTCTGGGAACTTCCCTCGGGAAATCGCAGATGGGCTGATTGAGATATCCTGGTATTTCCCTGGGGGGACGGAAAATTCTGATCTTTTCCCAGAACCCATTGCAGTTACAAATCTGCGTGGAGACATTGAGTCCCACTGGCTACAGTTTAGCTTTTTAGCAGAGGTCTCCTCTGCAGTGTTCATAGTTACCAGGAGCATCGGTGAGAGAGAATACGCGCTGTTATCATCTCTGAAAGAATCCAGCTCTAAATATTACTTCATCCTCAACTGCAAGAATAAGAAACCCAAAGAAAGTCTGGGATTTCTTAATAAGCTGGCCTCAGTGTTGAAGCTGAGCAAATCACAGCTACTGGTGAAAGATAGTACCATGAATAATGCAGGATTTGTGAAAAAGGTGCAGTCCACCATAGGAATCATAGTGAATTCATCTCTGAAGACAGTGAGTTTGGAAGCCATGGCTGTGACGGCACGTGACCTAGGAATCCAGGTGGATGAGGACTGTCAGGCATGTCGGTGTGCGAGGAAATATACTGAGGAAATCACTGCAGAAATAAGAGATGGGGCAAAATACAAAAGGGAAATGCTGAGCCTGCGAGGAGACCAATGGAAAAACTTGGCTAAATTGGAAAAAGAGATGTGCCGAATGAAAAGGCAAGGGGACGTGGCCACTGAAGACTATAAATCTGAgctgaaacagaaatggttagaGATACGCAGACAGCAGAATCAGTGTGACCGTACTAATGGTTTGACTAAGTTTATCAATGGAATAGAACACTTGCCTACAGTGGAGAAACATTACTTTCTGAAATGGATGAAATTTAGCCTGGATAATATTGCTAGGAGGAATCTTTCTAAAATGCAGGCAGAGTATAAAGAGAAATGTGAAACTCCAGGAGTGGACCGAAAACAGCTGgaggaattagataaattaatatCTGATAGTTCCTTGGGGGTGGAGCATTTCATGCGTGAGCTTGGGCAGTTCTATGAAGCTGAATGCTCAAAGGTTAAAGAAGGGAAAATGGAAGAAAGCCAAAGACAATTCTCCCATCTCCCATGCACAGCAGCTGACCTGATGCTGGAAGGGTTTCCTGTGGAGCTGATCGATGGAGATGCCTCCAACATCCCCATGAACTGGGTAGTAGATGTTCTAACTCATCTCCATATCAGACTAGGGGATGGCTCCAAAATGGTGGTTATAACAGTGCTGGGAGTGCAGAGCACTGGGAAATCCACCCTTCTCAACACCAAGTTCGGCCTGCATTTTGCAGTGAGTAGCGGTCGATGTATGCGAGGAGCCTTCATGACGCTCATTAAAGTTACAGAAGCTGTTCAGGAGCTGCTTGGCTGTGATTTCATCCTGGTGATAGACACTGAAGGTCTGAAGGCCCCTGAACTAACAGCACTGGAAGACAGTTATCAACATGACAATGAGCTGGCCACCCTGGTGATTGGACTGAGTG ATACCATCGTTAACATGGCCATGGAGAATGCCACAGAAATGAAGGATGTTCTGCAAATTGTGGTCCATGCATTTCTCAGAATGGAGGAAATAGGACAACAGCCAAACTGCCAGTTTGTGCATCAGAATGTTAGTGATGTGTCTGCTCATGATCAAAACATGAGGGACAGGAAACACCTCCTGGAGCAGCTGAATGAAATGACCAAAGCTGCAGCAAGCATGGAAAAGCAAAGCAgggaaatggcattttctgatatTATGGAGTATGACCCAGAAAAACACAATTGGTACATGCCTGGCTTGTGGCATGGAGTCCCTTCCATGTTTCCTGTAAACACTGGAtacagtgagagtgtgtgtgagctAAAGAAATACCTGTTTGAATTCATAGAGAACCATTCACGGAAAAGAGCTGGAAAGGATATTCCTGATTTTATTGTATGGTTGAAGAGCCTGTGGAAGTCAGTGAAACATGAGAACTTCATCTTTAGCTTTAGAAATAGCCTTGTAGCTGAAGCCTATAACCAGCTGTCTATGAAGTATTCTGAATGGGAATGGGGTTTCCGCAAGGAGATGTATCTCTGGATATctgaaaaagaaacttttatCCAGAATCAGCTGCCAGAGACACTAGAGGGTGATCTCTTTCACAGCTTAAAAATGGAAGCAAAAGGGGAACTAcagcagggagaacagaagctcttgAATAACTTAGAACAGTATTTTAAAGGTGAAGCTCCAAATTTGAACCTGatagaaaagtacagagaagatgTCAAAAGGAGCACAAATAGCCTCAAAAGAGAACTTGAAAATTATTCAACCAGTAACTGTAAGGAAGCAATTCGAATACGAAGAGGACAGCACAAGATAGACAATATCCAGTCTGAGTACAAGCAGAAAATTGAAGGGGAAGTTGACAGACTCTTGGCTGAATGCCAAAACAGAGAAGATAAACTAGACcatgagaaactgaaaaaagaatttgaaacgaTGTGGCGAGAAACCTTGTCAGAGTTAAAGCTCAGTACTTTACAGAAACGTCAAGTTGTTCAAGATATGGATCTCCAGCTGAGAAAGGATCTGAAGCACAGAGGGGGTGCTGTCAGACAGATACTACAACATGCAAAAAGCCTGCTGGATTATAGAATGAAGTCTTTCACAATGAAGAAGGAATACTTAAACCTAAAATGGACCAGAGCAGTTGTAGAATACTTCTCACAGGCATGTTACTGTAAAATTGAAGAGCTTGCTCTATCTTGAATGAATGAATGCAAGAAATACATGGAAGAAAAAGTTAAATCCAAAACAGACTATGATGAAACCTATTGTGGAGAACTGCTGCATATGCTTAATGAGAGGTTAAAAGAGGAGGATATTGAGAAACTTCACACTTCTCCTTTGTTTGAAGTTGACCTGAAGCTTCACGTTTTGGGGGAAGCGGCTTGGGCATTTCAGAAGATGCATGAAGATTTTATCAAAGAAAACGATCCTCAGCAATGTCTGGAGAAGCTGAAACCTCATTATTTCTCCATATTTACTGATCTCTATTTGGAAAAGAATGAAAGCCAAACAAGGGCGAGGAATTTCTGTGATCAGTGTCTCAAACCTGCCCTGGTGGGTTATGTCAACAAAAGGCTCGGACTAGAAATAGTTGACAATTTTCTCAGCAGTGAACAGGCCCTTGAATACGCCAGCCAAAGCTTCTTTCAGTTCTTTTTGCTAAAGAAGCTGTTGGAAGAGATGAACTTTGACAACTATGTGAAATACATAAGTAACTATGAAGAGTTTGTCAAATCCTGGATACAGAGATGTCTGATAGACCACTATGGAGGGAAGGCAAGTTTGAGAGATTTGGAGAAAGGGATTCTAtccagaataataaataaaatcaagggAGTTCTGAAAAACtccataaataaaaacaataagaCAGTTTCTGCCTTTTTAGACAGcttttgcaaagagctgcagcaggACCTGGTCATTTCCAGCAATAGCTTAGTTGGAGTACAGtttaaaaacacagcaaaaaTTGGGCAGCTTTCTGGTAACATTGAAATCTTCCTTCTGGATCTGGAACAACAAATCTTAACCCAGTTTAATCATTTGGAACTTGAGACCAAACTCTCCAGCCTGTCAGTGAAACCCCAGGATGAGATCTTCAAGCAAGTGtttggctgtgggaagcagtgtccATTCTGTGAAGCCCCCTGTGAAGCAGGAGGCACTGACCATAAAGAGCATTTTGTATCAATCCATCGACCCAAAGTGTTAGGGAACTTCAGGgactgtgattcacaaaagctTGAGCATTCCATATGCTCCTCTGATGTGGTTTCCAATCGTGAATTCTGAACTGCAGCCACAGATGGGAAATTTCATCCCTACAAAGATTACCACCATTACTACCCAGACTGGCACATTCAGCCTGATCCCAGGATTGATGCTTCTGATTACTGGAAATTTGTTTTCAAATCATTCAATGACCAGTTAGCTAGAACGTATGGTGCTAAAGCAGCAGATCTTCCAGGAGACTGGAAAAATATAACTAAAGAGCAGGAGCTGAAGAGCCTAAAGGAAGCGTTTTACATGAAATAA